In Colletotrichum higginsianum IMI 349063 chromosome 1, whole genome shotgun sequence, the DNA window ACGCCAAACTGTCAGTATACCACAAACGCCACATACTCTCTGGGCCCAGCCATCGGCCTACAATCCCGGTTGTACTGCGGACAGGTCAACACCAATGACCTAGAGATCTGTGACATATCAGAGCAGGTCTATCGCAGCGTCGTCGCTGGGCAGCTTACTTTAGCTTCGGGGTGGTCATCGCCAAACTGAATAGCCCAGACACCGGTTCCCATGCCAATATCAAGCACCctgccgacctcgtcgctcGATTGGCAAGGAGGCGCAAGACCCAGGCTACCTCCAAGCGTTAGGAGGCACATGTGGTGTTACAAGTCTAATCTTGTCCGTTCATGTGGGTGAGCCGGAAAAGCTACGACAAGATACAGATAGTTGTTACCTAGCCTATTCAATTCTTTCTCATCGTTGGGGATATTGTATTTGAAGTCATTGCCAGCCAATTACATAGGGTTTTTAGTGGCGGACGACAGTAGAGACTGCGAGTCTTTGTATCGGTGGTAGGTTCTGCCATATTCGAAGCGGTAGACCAATATGGAATTCTCAATATGTAAAGAACCCCTCTTCCGGACAAATACACCCGCGGCGAAGTTGCTTCTTCGCAACACCTGCATGGGGGGCAAGGGAGCCACGGTCGGATGAGAAATAGTTTCTTCAAGACAGGAGGTTAGACAAGGACATGTCCACCCGCGCCCTCTGCTCACCGAACCCTCCACGCAACTTCTCGCCCCGTTCCTCCCGTCGCCCGCCCTGGTAGGACATATGCTCAAACTCGGTAAGGAGTTCGAGTTGCCAAACATTCCTTCCAGAGAGGACCAACCGCCCCCCGTGGAACACACGGTTCGAGCAGCTATTCTTGCAAAGAAGCGGGCGGGCCGGCGGGTGGTTGCCGGACCCGCGAGGAGCCAGCCGGGCAACGTTCGGGGCCCTTCGCGTGCCGCCGCGGAGGTGGATCGTGCGGCGCTGTCTCTTCTGTAGAAACACGCGGATAACTGTCCGGTGCCGGGACCCCTGCAGACCCATTCAGGCTTGCCTGGGCTGTTGTGCGGGCTTATCATCCGGATGGTACACATTCCACAGTGATGAGGTGAGGAGGCGACTTGGCGACTACGGTTTTAGCATTGTGCAACACCTCGGGAGTACAAGCCATAGCTCGTGGGAATAGATTTTGCAAAGAGTGATGCTAAATGAAGCTAACATTACTTCATTCGGACCTTCGATGTTTCTCGGGCCAATCACTCGTGGTCAGCGCCTGCGAGAATACTGTGCTAGTCGCGTTTCCAGATCAACCCCAGAATAACATCCAGAGTTCTTAACGTAACCTTCAGACTACGGCGGCATAGCGGAGCAAGAATATTATCGCAGTCGCTAGGGTTTCAACATGATGCACACAAACCAACTCCATGATTATTGTTACAGCGCTATAGGCCATCCGGGCCTGGTCCGGTGAGATGTTTCTGGCCTCCATCCATGCTAGAGCAAAAAAGAATACAACGACAACATGAATTTACTCCTTGGGAAAGAGTTCCGCCGAAATGTCCCTATCCTTCCTCTGGTGATTCGACCGGCTGGAACTGCTGCCAATAACTGTCGGCacgtcgccatcgacgtcCGGGTCGTACTCGGCATCATCTGCATGCTTTGCGTTCTTCAACTTGAGACtcgcgccgtcgtccgagcCCGCGCCATCTTCGCTCGCCGACTCAGCGTCGTCGTACGGGCTACCACCCGCGTTCCTTGCGCTCCAGTCGGGATCGTCCTCCGGCAGCCGCTCGTGCTCGTGATGGGGCTGCTTGATGAAGGAGTCGATAATATAATACTGCATGGCGTTCATGACGAGTGGGAAGAACATCATGACAAAGAAAATCTGCAGCTGCTCGTTGCCCTCGGTCCACCGCAGAGCCCAGTCGCCGACGCGCGAGATCCACGGCAGCAAGAGGAAGATAATCAGGACGCAGAACTTCATGCCGAAGAGGCCGCAAAAGTAGATGAATGACTGTTTCAACCACCACCAGGCGTTGGGAGGGCTGCCATAGTTGCCGGACCGGATCGACTCTTCGGGCTTGCCCAGAGGGGTATATGAGACGAGACCGGTCAGAACTCGAAGGAGTACGATGAGGATAGGGATACCGATCGTGGTCTGCGGCAAGAATTAGTCTCATGGGACAAGAGGAGCGAGTaggagagagtgtgtgtgctTACGTCGATTGCAAGGTTGAGTAGGTAGAACGAGCACGGGTTCGGAACATAATCCTCGTTTCGAGTGACCAGCCTCCGCACGTTGGACGTTGTAGTAGGGTCGAGCGTCACGGAGAAGCGTCCGGACGTCAACATGGACATGAAGATGTTGGCGATGTGCACCAAGACAGAACCAAACACCTGCTTCGACACGTCGAAGAACCAAATCTTGACAGGGCGCTgcggcctctctctccaccGCTTGAAAACGAGAGATAGCAGGGCGAGAGCGCCGAGAGCGGCCTGAACGATGAGGGCGAAGGAGCCGAGCAGGCTGCACTCGCCGCTGCCACCATCTTCTCCGTGTGTTGTGGCGGCGTTTGCAGTGGTGGTCGCagtcgcggcggcggcagccgtAGTGAGGGCACCCACGAGGGTCTCTGTCGGGGTCGCGATGGGTATCatggttgctgctgctgatgctgttGCTACGACGGCTGCGGCGATTGTTGAAGGAACATGTTGGGCGCCGGTCGCAATCGCATAGGGTGGCGGGGGGGCCATTGGCCTGGGCGGTCCGCGAAATCGAACGGGACTAGTAGGAGGGAGTGAGGGACTCGTGCGGATGACGGGGTGACGTCTGGTCGGGGAGAGGGGCGAGAAGCGGCCGTCGGTATGCGAGTGACGTTTTGGGAGACACAGGCGATCGCTTTGGGGCGAATAACGGGTTTTGGCTGACTACTACTAGGAAGGGTGGTGAGACAAAGCGCTTGCAGCCGCTATGGATAGTAAAAAAGAAATCCGACAAGGGGGATgaagaaagaaggagaaagaaaagcaaCACACTACGCGTAGCAAAAGAACCCCTATCTTGGGGAGGGAAAGTGTTGTTtaaagagagaagagagaggtagagagagaaaaacaCGGAGGTAGAGGAGAGAGAATGGGCGAAGGCTGTCACGAGGCGGAGTAAAAGTGACATGCAGCACAGACAATGGGGTCGGGGTCAGGTAGGGAGGTGTCAGTGCTTAGGCAGCCGGTCAGGTCAACCTTTAGGTGAGAATCAAAAGGTAACAAGATACGAAAACGCAGGAGCCTCAGACGGAGCTACGGGTCGGTGAGCGCTCTGTCTGGTCTGGTGTGGCGACGATGACCTTGGGGGTCTGATGCCTTGGTTGGAGAGACTCGGATCGGTTGCTGCCGCTTGCACACTGAATAAACGACGAGGCGTCGGGAGTTATCGAGTCTGGCAGAGAGACACCTTCTGGTTCATCTCCCGCCGTCATGGCTATTTTGGCGTGTCCGTAATCACGGTCAGGAAACCCCCCATGGCCAGGCCGGGTTCTGACACAAGCTTACTTTTGATTCGGCTTAGCGTCTCCGCTCACCTCAACGGACACGGCCACAAGGTTGCCCATTAGTCACATTCACCCCTTGGCCATCTTCCCACGGCGACAGGTTGCCGTGATTGTCGAGATTTCGGCCCCAAGCGAGCACTGCCTGGATGGCGAATAATAGGGGGGCAACCCTAGGCGCTAGCCAAGGCTTCCTGGCTTCACGGTTTTACGGTTTTACGATTTGAGTTTAGTGAGGGCTTTCAGGCCACAGGTGTGGGGTTTGGTTTAGGTCAGGAGATTTAAACACTGCTTAGGGAGGCCGCGGACAATCGGACGATCCTGCGGACGACGGACCGGAGGAAATACCACCGGCCACCAACGCGATAGAGAGCGAACAGATGTGGCTGCGGCGGCCAATGTCCGCCCCGTGACTCCGACAGTCTCCTACGATATCTGTACCTATTTCCTATtgtctacctaggtaggaAATTAGAGCTGCCCGACTGCCCCGCCTGAGCAAGCCGTTGATTTACTCGCCGCTGGGAATGGTAGTACAGTATAAACTTTCTCCCCTTCTTGTGTTTTTTCTCCATTTTCTCTTGCACTAGCCAAATAGCATCTCGTTGCCGAGAGCCCATTTACGAGAACCGCATATTTTAGCCCCATCCCCTTCCCTGTCTTGGCTGATTCATTGCTATCAATACGGCCCGTCGCAGCAAGCTCGACCGGCGCGTCTGTGATGCGACGTTCGGTCCTCTTGGAATTGCTCGACATTGGGTTCATTTTATGATTTTATGTAACAAGACTCCATAAACAAGGAGACATTGTCACACGAACAACAAAGGATCACAACAGCCAAGCCGAGTCATCCTAATTTCCTGTGACCTACACGACTCGTTGTCTGCCTCAGTAGACGCCCGTTGCTCGACGTTGTCCCCGGCGTCAACCCGTCGGCCAGCGAAGAAAGGAGTTCGTTCGTTAATCGCTGCAAGCCCTCGGCCAACCATGTGTTTCGTTGACAGCTGGAATGTATTCCGCTCAATAGTCTTTCCTTCGGGTCCGTCCCGAGGATCTGGTTGCCCAGCTGTAGCCTGGAAATCTCACCTGCTGGCATGCATCCATCGCCCACCCCTCCCCAGAAGCCGTTATGACATGGAACGTTGTCTTTGTGGCAGGTATCATCTTTGCCTGCTATTGGAATTTTTCTGTGACAGCACCTTGCAAATACTACCCGCCGCGACGGGCTTGCTGTTTGTGGTTGGAATGATCATGCGGGAGATGCGGCAAGCTTGGTGATGAGTGGAATGCTTCAATTTCTCGGCCCGCTACCCCTTCGCGGCCACTAGTAGGGATCAACACAATTCCCTCCAAAGCCCGGGACTTGGGATTTAACACTCGCAAGAATTTCTTCACGTTGGCGTTTATATCCTTACTCCATACAGTGCGCTTGCCGTGTTGCATGCGTACGAGCCGCTGTGTCCGTTCATTGCGACCAAAAACTCGGAATCTCCAAAAATCAAGCAATCACCAGCTTGTCCAGAGCAACCCGCGCAATCTCTATAATCTTCAAACAGTGTCGATCCTCCTTCCTATCGGTTTGCCCCTGAGGGATCATCAGGTTGTGGGACGTCTGCAGCATGGGGTGAGGTAGCCCAGCAGCGACCATGTCATCCAACTGATTGTGTCGGTTGTTCGACCTGTCTTCCATCTCTTTTATGACGTCCcggaggccgaggtgatGATATGGCTCCGCAGTCCCCATTCCATTATTCTTCTCAAAGTCATGTCCATAAACGTCAATTTTCAGAAGCCCCCTGACTGAAAGCCTCCAATCGTCCGGGTCCATTTCTCGGTTGTCAATCAAATCCATGGCGCCGCATGTCTTGCCTCGCCTGCGCAACTCGCCCCAGAGCCCGCCATATTCGGCAAAGCAGAATTTAATGCATCTACCTTCTTTCTTGGCCTGGGCGGCTTCGCTATCAATGAGCTCGAGGATTTTGGCGTAAGCGTTGGCAGTTGACGGGAGGATGGCGCCAAGCATCATAGTGTTCTGGAATGCTTGCATCGGTGGCGGCTTCGTTATATCGGTAAGGCTGCACGCCGGACAGTGAATAACGTCGTGGGCCACCCGAGCTGCTGACCTGGCGATGGCCATGGCGATCTTGACGTCGTTTGGCAGCCTCGATAAGGAGTCCAGGGAGAGGAAGATCTGAGAGAGGCAGGAACATGATGTGTTGTTGTACGGTTTGATAGCAGGTTCTGGCTCTTGGTTGATGCCATCGTCAGCGTTTGTGTTGGCAGAAGAGGGCGATTCGgggatgctgatgctggtgCTGAGAGTGTGGGATATCTCGGACGATGTGGGAGGGGAAACAATAGGCGCCGTTTCGGGCACATGTGCCAAAAGCATATCAGTAAAGCTGTTGTTGATATCTTGAGGCAAGTCTTCGTCAGTAGAGTCACTTTCATCAAAGTTGATGCCACCTAACAGGTCAACACCCCCAACACCAAACTGAAAATCCCCAGTTGAGTACCGTGGCTCGGCGTAGGCCATGGTAAGGCTCGACAGCTCAGGCGGCAGCGTGGACGGCGGCAGGCCTTCCAAAGGAGAGAGCAACTCGAGGTAATTGATGTTGGAGTAGTCTTGGGTGAACAAAGCCGAGAAGTCAGCATCTAAAGTCGCTTGCGTGACGAGTGGCATCTGCAGCTGCTGGTCCGCAGTCTGAGGCTTGGCCAAGGAGGGTTCTTCTTCAGGCTCTTCGACGTGTCTACGCTTCCGCGGGCGGCCCATCTGTTTTTGGGGCGAGTAGACACATCTCAGACCATCTCTCTTACAGCGTGAGCAGCCATCAGGCTCCTTGGTGCAAGCCAGTTTTCGCGAACCTGAAATATGCTCATTAACAAAAGAAAACTTCGTCTGAGTGAGACGAGACGGGCATGGACGTACGGCACTCATCACACGCGCGATGCTTGACGACACCGTCCACGGGCTTGGACTGAGGACTACTTTGAGGCATGGCTTGATATGATCAAGGGATAGGGGGTATGGAGAGGCTTGGTCGCGATTGCCTGACAATATGCGACGGACGAACTATTCCGATTACTCAGAACTTTCCACACTGCTGGAAGCGCGGCGTCTGGAAGGGTTATATGTAAGTGACGGGAATTGTGCGCAGTCGATGAGATGTTGGCATCTGTGGTTCTGCTGACTTGCTCTGCTGTCAGGCAGCGACAACAGCAAGGGGGTACAACGATGTCTGGCTACCTTGGCTTGTGCTTGCTTTCCAGCTGAATCCCGGGGTATCTTTATTTTGGGGCCACGGTATCCACGAGATGGAAGCATGCGTGTGTGGTGACACTGAAGACTAAGGTAAGATGCGGAAGTAATGATGGTGGGAGCGAGTGAGGGGCAGATTGGCGGGATGGGGAAGACATACGAGCGAGGTCAAAGGGAAGGGACTACTATGTACGGCGTCGGTGTCTAAGGTTGGCAGCCACGCCTTATGTCagaccctcctccccctaAAGCCAACTCAGTCATTTCTAGAGTCAGGGATCTATACGTAGATATGGCGAGGTACCTTAACTAGGTAGCGGAAGGTACACTCTGAAATGCATCGGCCTTTCCGACATTCACTCCAAAGTCCATCTTCGAAGGATTCGAGGCGGCGTAAGCACCACTTTGACCTGCATATGACGGAGCTCAAGACTGTGGACGAGGTACTTCCTGCTAGGCGCTTAGGCTAGGTTACCGTTAAAGCCGCACCGGTTTCTCTGCCATCATATCGAAAGTACCTCCCAGGCAGCAAGATAGCTGGCCAACTTGCCTAAAACGTAGCGTGTGCTATTCTTTGAGATTCGTTCCGTACTCTGTCTGTAGTGCTCGTGCCGATTCCTCAAAATGTTAGAAGCCACCAACTTCAATGCGTGGCCCAGAGAGGCCACGAAAACAACCTCCCGTGTCATAGTGGTACGCGAACGAGTTCAGGTTCCAACGCCTACATCGGTTTTGTGTCAGACGATCTTGGCCAAGCGCACCACAAACTCAAGCCCTTCGAGTCATCAGCACGGTGAAGTAGCATCAGTATTACGCTGAAGTTACGGCGCCAGCAAATTGAGAAGCTTCTCCCTCTCGGTGCAGTCCGAAGCCTCTTACTCGCCATCGGCATTAGTGGGTCGATAATAGACATTGGAACCCTCACACAGCGATTCCCTTTAGAGCATGGCGAGATCTCGCAATGCACGCCCTGTGCTCTGCGAGGATTCGACGATTTGTCCAACTTGTGTCAAGGAGACGTTAGGCTACATTCCGCGTGGTTCAGCGCTGTGCTGAGTCCATCGGTGCCAAGAACCCACGTACTCGCTGCTAATAGTCTCGAATCATCTAATGCTACGTTGTAGTGCGCCCAGCGCTGGTGGTTGTTCCCGGCTAGCAGTGTAGCAGCTGAAGAGCGCCCTGTAGGGCACCCCATGCACTGCCAGCAACATGTCAACTACAGGCGTTCAGGCATTTGGACGACTCACCCGGCGGCAGCCATCGTGGCGCCCTACCCATTCTTGGAAACATACAACAGCTCCACTTCTTCTCGAACTCGAGCTCGTATCACTACTGAATCATGACGCTGGCCAGTGAGATCAGAGATGCCTCGTCTCCCTGCATTGGTGCTATGCTTTGTTGTGTTGCAATACGAATTGGGAGGTGCTGAGAGTGTTTGTCGCAGGGTGCGTACGCAGGGCAGATTCCCGGGCGTTCTTATTTCATATTCGTTTTTTGGGGAAGGAAGGCCCTTCGAAGCGACTCCACTCGATCCATCTCAGCCAACCCCGCTAGGCGGTGTGGATCGCGCTAGCACTGTCTGACggcagaaaaaaaaaattcCAGAGCAGTCGCTCGCTCAACCCGCCAGCACCTGCATCGCGAACTGAAGCTCCAAAAATAGCCATTTCACCACGTTTTGGCTTGTCATTTTCCCACCACAAAATGCCGGCACGACAAGCGTTAGGCAAGCGGAAGGAACCGCAGGCGGAAGCCCCTgtgcccgtcgacgacgaatTTGGCAATGCAGCCTTGGAGGGCGTCTTTTCTCAGAGTGAGGATGATTCCGACTACGAAGAGACCTCCGAgtcggacggcgacgacaatgTCTTGAACGGCGAATTGTcagaggatgacgacgaggacgaggaggaggatatcCTGAGCGACGATATCCCTTctgacgtcgacgacgaagaaatCGCCTCGAAACTCAGGTCGACAAATCTCGACAAGGActctgccgctgctgccattggcgacgaggacgaccaACCCAACTACAGAATCGTCAAGGACGCCAATGGTAACGAGCGCTACGAGTACGACGAGGTTGATCCCAACTACGACTCCGACGACACCGATGCTGCCGAGCCCGTCAACACCATTGGCAACATCCCTCTGTCCTTCTACGATTCATACCCGCATATCGGATACGACATCAATGGCAAGAAGATCATGCgccctgctgctggcgaGGCGCTGGATGCCCTGCTAGATTCCATCGAGATCCCCAAGGGCTGGACTGGGTTGACGGACCCCCAGACAGGCAAGCCTCTTAACCTGACccaggacgagctcgagcttTTGCGCCGCGTCCAGATGAACGAGGTTCCGGAGGAAGGCTACGACCCCTACCCCGTAAGTATCCGGTGTCCCAATGCACGACTCTCGGAAATACTGACAAGACCAGGAAATGGTTCACTGGTTCACCGCACACGAGGAGAAGATGCCCCTGAGCGCTGCGCCCGAGCCGAAACGCCGCTTCGTCCCCTCCAAGCACGAGGCCAAGAGGATCGCCAAGctcgtcaaggccatcaaggagggACGCATCCTGCCCTACAAGCCGCCcgaagagagggagaaggaggaggccgagaaggaagagaacTATTACGACATCTGGGCCAACGAGGAAGAGCGCCCGCCGCACGTCATGAACATCCCGGCGCCCAAGCTCCCGCCCCCTGGCTACGACCTCAGTTACAACCCTCCCCCAGAGTACCTCCCGACAGAagccgagaaggaagagTGGGAGAAGGCCGACCCCGAGGACAGAGAGAAGGAGTACCTCCCAGCCCAGTTTGATTCGCTACGCAAGGTTCCCGCCTATGGCGAGTTCGTCAAGGAGCGCTTCGAGCGTTGCCTTGACCTCTACCTCGCCCCTCGCGTGCGCAAGAACAGGCTCAACATCGACCCCGCGTCGCTTCTTCCCAAACTTCCCCGCCCCGAAGAGCTCAGGCCCTTCCCCACGGCCTGCCAGACTGTCTTCCGTGGTCACGAAGGTCGCGTGCGCTCTTCAGCCATTAGCCCTGACGGCGAGTGGCTTGCAAgcggtggcgacgatggTACTGTGCGCCTGTGGCATCTCCGTACCGGTCGCCAGGAGTGGATGGCCAAGCTTAGCGTTGATGAGGCTGTGAACGTCGTCCGCTGGCGCCCGAATAAGGAGACTTTCATCTTGGCGGCAGCCGCTGGCGAGGATATTTTCTTTGCGGTCCCCCCCCGCGGtgccgacggcatcgacaaggccagccgTGACATTCTGGACGCCGGCTTCGGTTACGCTGCGCAAAACCCTCAGCCGACGGCTCCCGTCACCAAGGAGCACCCCGGAAAGTGGGCAAGGCCTGGCTCCAAGCTCGAGTCTGCCGGCGTGCTGCTCAAGGCTACTGTTAGGTCTGTCATCAAGGTCATCAACTGGCATAGACGCGGTGACTTCCTCAGCACCGTCTCTCCCAACGGTCAGCGTAGCGCTGTCGCCATCCATACACTCTCGAAGCATCTGACACAGATTCCCTTCCGCAAGCTGCCCGGCCTCGCCCAGTCGGCTCAGTTCCACCCTTCGCGacccctcttcttcgtcgcgaCTCAGCGCATGATCCGCTGCTACGATCTCCAGAGGCAGGAGCTCATCAAGGTCATCCAGCCAGGTGCCCGCTGGATCTCGTCTTTTGATATCCACTCGGGTGGTGACAACATTGTTGTCGGATCCTACGACAGACGCCTGCTGTGGCACGACCTCGACCTTTCCAACCGCCCCTACAAGACGATGCGCTTCCACTCGGAAGCTATCCGCGCCGTCAAGTACCACCGCAGCTTCCCCTTGTTCGCAGATGCCAGTGACGACGGCACGCTGCAGATCTTCCACGGCAAGGTCGTCAGCGATCTCATGGAGAACCCGACTATTGTGCCCGTTAAGATGCTCAAGGGTCATAAGATTGTCAACAAGCTCGGTGTCCTCGACGTGGACTGGCATCCTACGGAGCCCTGGTGCGTgagcgccggcgccgacggcacctgTATCCTCTGGACCTAATTCTTAAGTCTCTGGCGGGGGGATACCTGTGAGGTtttgaagaaaaaaagacagCGAGGCGTTGGGAAGAACCAAAAAGCACCAAAATAAAATCTCAAGAAAACTAGACAATCGTGTTGCTTTTTTCACTTTGTTCATGTCAGATAGGTAGTTCGCCTGGATTTACCCGCAGGAAGGTGTCAATAATGGATGTCGAATTTGTGCCAATGCTTCCTTCCATCTTGCTCAAGCTTTCGACATGTGGTCGATGCCGCGCGGTGCCACTGACCATTTGGCGGAAGAGGAAAACGCCGAAGGTGAGGACGGGCTGCACCCAGGCTGGCCAGGACAAGAGGACgtctccttggcggcggcagacggTGCCGAAGGGTCCGAAGAGGCCGGAGAACCCACCGCGCCAGCGCAAGGTGTTGGCTGCAAGTTTGATTAGGCGTTGGACCGTGCGTCACGGCGTCTCATCTCTCATTGACGGAACACATACCCATCTTTTtttctgcccccccccccccccccccccccccgagcCTCGACAGCGACAATGCAGTGGATGCTTGCAAATTGACGCATTCTGCCGACCCCTTCCTCTCGGTTGTCATACCCAATCTGAAACCTGCCCTGCATCAAGACGGCGTCACACACGCGGGGCTGCCGTGTGCTCGCATATCGTACTGTCCACTGTGGTGGGATGGCCGGTGGAACGCCTGGTCCGGTTGTCGCCAtccgggacgacgacggcatgaTGGTTCAGGACCTTGGATGGTCTTGGCCTGCCGTCATTTGCGTCGGATCGCCACTGTCATTGACGAGGGGAAGTGTTCACGGCGTACAGCAGCGGAATATCATATGTCGAGGTccccccatccctcccccccttcaaGACTGGGCTGGCATCCCCATTCATTCTCCTGGGATCTCTGTTCCGACCCTGGTCCTGTTTGTCTTTCTGAACGAACCTCCTCTCACCAACCCCATCCATCCTTGTGTTTTTCTACTCGGAGGTGTGGCCCGTATGCTCAATCTCATTTCCCTGATCCGATCCATCATCCCGCATCGAAATAACCATCTGGCTTCTAGGGCCGCGTTCCCACTTTTCCCACTGCTGTTTTCCTACCGGAGGCTTAGATGCTTCAGGTGGGCTACGTAAATAACCAATTGCTGCCCTCCCGCGTGGGCGCATATGTCGTTGCGCCTGCCACTCTGCTTCCGTACCCTTTCTCGATATTCCCTTCTTGCTGTCCGGCTGCTCACTTGCGGCATTCTATTTCCTTTTGCCCGCCATGGTCTACACGTCTCCCGTCTCGTACGCGGCCGCGCTGCTGTCAGTGTTCGCGACCTTCGGCTCGGCCCAAAACTTCACAATCTCCAACGGCCAGATTTTCACGCCAGGTCTCATTATTTTGAATGCTCCTCAACCGGGAACCCCGCTGGGCGGAGGTTAGTAGTCGGACCCGAAAGATCCTCGTTCGATGGGCGGATCAAAAGATTACAAAAGTGAAGGACCTTTCTAACATGGACGGATACAGAGAACCTTCATGTCTCACTGGACGTGTCGACGAACGGCAAGATGCCGCTGCCACCGTACGCCGAGGACAGCCCAACCAAGATTTTCAACGTGACCATGTTCCTGTCGAGCTACACCACTGGCCGCAACCTCACCATCACAAACggcacggcgacggccaaCAACGCTAGCCTCGGAAACATCATGTACCAGGAGCCCG includes these proteins:
- a CDS encoding Vacuolar membrane protein, yielding MAPPPPYAIATGAQHVPSTIAAAVVATASAAATMIPIATPTETLVGALTTAAAAATATTTANAATTHGEDGGSGECSLLGSFALIVQAALGALALLSLVFKRWRERPQRPVKIWFFDVSKQVFGSVLVHIANIFMSMLTSGRFSVTLDPTTTSNVRRLVTRNEDYVPNPCSFYLLNLAIDTTIGIPILIVLLRVLTGLVSYTPLGKPEESIRSGNYGSPPNAWWWLKQSFIYFCGLFGMKFCVLIIFLLLPWISRVGDWALRWTEGNEQLQIFFVMMFFPLVMNAMQYYIIDSFIKQPHHEHERLPEDDPDWSARNAGGSPYDDAESASEDGAGSDDGASLKLKNAKHADDAEYDPDVDGDVPTVIGSSSSRSNHQRKDRDISAELFPKE
- a CDS encoding C6 finger domain-containing protein — translated: MPQSSPQSKPVDGVVKHRACDECRSRKLACTKEPDGCSRCKRDGLRCVYSPQKQMGRPRKRRHVEEPEEEPSLAKPQTADQQLQMPLVTQATLDADFSALFTQDYSNINYLELLSPLEGLPPSTLPPELSSLTMAYAEPRYSTGDFQFGVGGVDLLGGINFDESDSTDEDLPQDINNSFTDMLLAHVPETAPIVSPPTSSEISHTLSTSISIPESPSSANTNADDGINQEPEPAIKPYNNTSCSCLSQIFLSLDSLSRLPNDVKIAMAIARSAARVAHDVIHCPACSLTDITKPPPMQAFQNTMMLGAILPSTANAYAKILELIDSEAAQAKKEGRCIKFCFAEYGGLWGELRRRGKTCGAMDLIDNREMDPDDWRLSVRGLLKIDVYGHDFEKNNGMGTAEPYHHLGLRDVIKEMEDRSNNRHNQLDDMVAAGLPHPMLQTSHNLMIPQGQTDRKEDRHCLKIIEIARVALDKLVIA
- a CDS encoding Ribosome biogenesis protein ERB1 — its product is MPARQALGKRKEPQAEAPVPVDDEFGNAALEGVFSQSEDDSDYEETSESDGDDNVLNGELSEDDDEDEEEDILSDDIPSDVDDEEIASKLRSTNLDKDSAAAAIGDEDDQPNYRIVKDANGNERYEYDEVDPNYDSDDTDAAEPVNTIGNIPLSFYDSYPHIGYDINGKKIMRPAAGEALDALLDSIEIPKGWTGLTDPQTGKPLNLTQDELELLRRVQMNEVPEEGYDPYPEMVHWFTAHEEKMPLSAAPEPKRRFVPSKHEAKRIAKLVKAIKEGRILPYKPPEEREKEEAEKEENYYDIWANEEERPPHVMNIPAPKLPPPGYDLSYNPPPEYLPTEAEKEEWEKADPEDREKEYLPAQFDSLRKVPAYGEFVKERFERCLDLYLAPRVRKNRLNIDPASLLPKLPRPEELRPFPTACQTVFRGHEGRVRSSAISPDGEWLASGGDDGTVRLWHLRTGRQEWMAKLSVDEAVNVVRWRPNKETFILAAAAGEDIFFAVPPRGADGIDKASRDILDAGFGYAAQNPQPTAPVTKEHPGKWARPGSKLESAGVLLKATVRSVIKVINWHRRGDFLSTVSPNGQRSAVAIHTLSKHLTQIPFRKLPGLAQSAQFHPSRPLFFVATQRMIRCYDLQRQELIKVIQPGARWISSFDIHSGGDNIVVGSYDRRLLWHDLDLSNRPYKTMRFHSEAIRAVKYHRSFPLFADASDDGTLQIFHGKVVSDLMENPTIVPVKMLKGHKIVNKLGVLDVDWHPTEPWCVSAGADGTCILWT